The Streptomyces kanamyceticus DNA segment GGAGCGGGACCCGCGCGTCGGGGCGCGCCCGCGTCCGTCCTGGGCCTTCGGCGTCCGCGCGCCCCGCCGTGCCCAGGTGCTCCCCCGTGCCCATGCGCCCTCCCGTGCCCATGTGACCCCCCTTGTGCTCCCCAACTTCACGTAAAGCAGGGGGTTTTGCGTGCGGACTGGACGTAACCCTATGGTGGAGAGTACCTAACTGACAGGGTGTCGAGTCTCGCGAGGAGGCGTCGCGTGGACCCCAGGGCGAGCACCCGGCAGGACGCGCACCGCGCCGCCGCGCCGGGAGAGGTGCTGCGGGAGCTGGGCGCCCAGGTGCTGTGGGCCAACTGGACGGGGGCGTCCACCGTGCCGTCCCGGGAGCTGTATCCCCACCAGTGGTCCTGGGACTCGGCGTTCATCGCGATCGGCCTGCGCCACCTCTCCCCGCTGCGCGCCCAGTTGGAGCTGGAGACGCTGCTGCGCGCCCAGTGGGGCGACGGCCGCGTCCCGCACATAGTGTTCAACGACGCCGTGCCGCTCGACGCCTACTTCCCGAGCCCCGACTTCTGGCGCTCCACGACCGCGGGCCGCGCGGCGGGCGCGCCCGCCGCGGTGCAGACCTCGGGCATCGTCCAGCCGCCCGCGCACGCGCTGGCCGCCTGGCTGGTGCACCGTGCCGACCCCGGCCTGTCCAGGGCCCGTTCGTTCCTGGCCCGCCTGCGGCCGCGGCTCGCCGCCTGGCACCGCTATCTGCTGTGCGCCAGGGACGCGGGCGGCGCCGGACTCGCCGCCGTGGTGCACCCCTGGGAACAGGGCATGGACAACAGCCCCTGCTGGGACGCCCCGTTGAGCCGGGTCGAGCCCGCCGACCCGGCCGCCTACCGCAGGGCCGACCTGGACCACGGGGCGCCCGAGGACCGGCCCACCGACCTGGACTACGGCAGGTACGTGCGGCTCGCCGAGGCCTACCGCGACCGGCGGTACGCGGATGACGAAGGGCCCGGCGCCTTCGCGGTCGAGGACCCCGCGT contains these protein-coding regions:
- a CDS encoding MGH1-like glycoside hydrolase domain-containing protein, with the translated sequence MLRELGAQVLWANWTGASTVPSRELYPHQWSWDSAFIAIGLRHLSPLRAQLELETLLRAQWGDGRVPHIVFNDAVPLDAYFPSPDFWRSTTAGRAAGAPAAVQTSGIVQPPAHALAAWLVHRADPGLSRARSFLARLRPRLAAWHRYLLCARDAGGAGLAAVVHPWEQGMDNSPCWDAPLSRVEPADPAAYRRADLDHGAPEDRPTDLDYGRYVRLAEAYRDRRYADDEGPGAFAVEDPAFNALLIVSEYALALIERELAADESESADMAADGIESDGLAESADERRGRADALTKTLVDRLWDPRRGLFLCRDLCAPGRDGELVPERGVTGLIPLVLPGLDRDITATLVRTACGPHFGLEGPARLVPSYDLTGPAFDPRRYWRGPAWFNTNWLLEKGLRLHGDHPRADGLRDALLDAAVTSGFAEYVDPYTARGSGARGFGWTAALALDLLLDDGRSGRGGLLGEEVW